From the genome of Deinococcus sp. AJ005, one region includes:
- a CDS encoding TrkH family potassium uptake protein, producing MNRRPAALPRRALSARLTPAQLLALVYAAGILIGTGLLHLPGVQRAGATALDSVELLFTATSAICITGLVVADTGEAFTRLGQVIIIVLVQIGGLGILTFGTLFAFLTGRRLNFSERQGLVAQLNALSVGGVLPLLRAILTYTLVTELVGTVLLSLRFVPQYGLGEGLYQAVFHAVSAYNNGGFVVLAGGMAPYASDPLVSLTISALVILGGLGFLVQLNYVSHLINPRKNRLLVYSRLTVLTTGVLLALGTLVVLLLEWQNTKTLGALSTPGKFLAAFFQSVTPRSAGFSTVDIESMNTASIFAIIGLMFIGANSGSTGGGIKTSTFAILVGSAWNMVRGRGELIVFQRRVLNENVVRAGSITTLYTLLVAGAFFLLLATNPKLGFTHLLFETVSAAATVGLSMNTTHLLNDPGLLILTALMYLGRIGPLTFAVAFSLRSTQKRNIKYPPERDILVG from the coding sequence GTGAACCGTCGCCCCGCCGCCCTGCCCCGCCGCGCCCTGAGTGCCCGCCTCACGCCCGCGCAACTGCTGGCGCTGGTCTACGCAGCGGGCATCCTGATCGGTACGGGGCTGCTGCATCTGCCGGGCGTTCAGCGGGCCGGGGCCACAGCTCTGGACAGCGTGGAGCTGCTGTTCACAGCCACCAGCGCCATCTGCATCACCGGGCTGGTGGTGGCCGATACTGGCGAGGCGTTCACGCGGCTGGGACAGGTCATCATCATCGTTCTGGTGCAGATCGGCGGGCTGGGCATCCTGACCTTCGGCACGCTGTTCGCCTTTTTGACGGGCAGGCGGCTGAATTTCAGCGAGCGGCAGGGACTGGTGGCGCAACTGAACGCTCTAAGCGTGGGTGGCGTGCTGCCGCTGTTGCGGGCGATCCTAACCTACACGCTGGTCACCGAACTGGTGGGCACGGTGCTGCTGTCCCTGCGCTTCGTGCCGCAGTACGGGCTGGGCGAGGGATTGTATCAGGCGGTGTTTCACGCGGTCAGTGCCTACAACAACGGGGGCTTCGTGGTGCTGGCGGGCGGGATGGCCCCGTATGCCAGTGACCCTCTGGTCAGCCTGACCATCAGCGCGCTGGTGATTCTGGGCGGACTGGGCTTTCTGGTGCAACTCAATTATGTCTCGCACCTGATCAACCCCCGCAAGAACCGCCTGCTGGTCTACAGCCGCCTGACCGTGCTGACCACGGGCGTGTTGCTGGCGCTGGGCACGCTGGTGGTTTTGCTGCTGGAATGGCAGAACACCAAAACGCTGGGAGCGCTATCCACACCGGGAAAATTTCTGGCCGCGTTCTTCCAGAGCGTGACGCCGCGCTCGGCAGGCTTTTCTACCGTGGATATCGAGAGCATGAACACCGCCAGCATCTTCGCCATTATCGGGCTGATGTTCATCGGCGCAAACAGCGGCTCCACCGGGGGGGGTATCAAGACCAGCACCTTCGCCATTCTGGTGGGCAGCGCCTGGAACATGGTGCGCGGGCGCGGCGAGCTGATCGTCTTTCAGCGGCGGGTGCTGAACGAGAACGTGGTGCGGGCCGGGAGCATCACGACGCTCTACACGCTGCTGGTGGCCGGAGCGTTCTTTCTGCTGCTGGCTACCAACCCCAAGCTGGGCTTCACACACCTGCTGTTCGAGACGGTCAGCGCCGCCGCCACCGTGGGCCTGAGCATGAACACCACCCACCTGCTCAACGATCCGGGCCTGCTGATCCTGACCGCGCTGATGTACCTGGGCCGGATTGGCCCGCTGACCTTTGCCGTGGCCTTCAGCCTGCGCAGCACCCAGAAGCGCAACATCAAATATCCGCCGGAGCGGGATATTCTGGTGGGGTGA
- a CDS encoding prephenate dehydrogenase: protein MPELDRTEPHPSNAPVTPAPLFGTAVVAGVGLIGGSVAMGLRQRFLARHVIGMDASMDVLREAEALGLVDEIRPTAGEWLRDADLVILAAPMRALIPLANELAPFLNPAALVTDVGSVKGGIAAEMERLKVRNFVAGHPMAGSERGGVTHANAALLENAVWVLTPTDQTPLTALSRARTLVEGLGAAPVVMPPDAHDALVATVSHLPYLASLALTHMVARDERLSLLAAGGFRDLTRVASGDPRMSRDMVVENKAALREALRRFRYQLDRLEADLEEPEELLAAAHEGKRTRDSLPVVRRSLLPQKYDLVVAVPDKPNQIGIVTQTLGAAGVNIKDIEVLAIREEGGALRLGLESAEAVATATGILRGAGFEVRGRG from the coding sequence ATGCCAGAGCTGGACAGAACCGAGCCGCATCCTTCCAACGCGCCCGTGACCCCCGCACCGCTGTTTGGGACGGCAGTGGTGGCTGGAGTGGGACTCATCGGCGGCAGCGTGGCGATGGGCCTGCGCCAGCGCTTTCTGGCCCGCCATGTGATCGGCATGGACGCCAGCATGGACGTGCTGCGCGAGGCTGAGGCGCTGGGGCTGGTAGACGAGATACGGCCCACGGCGGGCGAGTGGCTGCGCGACGCCGATCTAGTAATTCTGGCCGCCCCCATGCGCGCCCTGATTCCGCTGGCCAACGAGCTGGCCCCCTTCCTGAACCCGGCTGCGCTGGTGACCGACGTGGGCAGCGTTAAGGGCGGAATTGCCGCCGAGATGGAGCGGCTGAAGGTCCGCAACTTCGTGGCCGGGCACCCGATGGCGGGCAGCGAACGCGGTGGGGTCACCCACGCCAACGCGGCGCTGCTGGAAAACGCCGTGTGGGTGCTGACCCCCACCGATCAGACCCCGCTGACCGCCCTGAGCCGCGCCCGCACGCTGGTGGAGGGGCTGGGGGCCGCCCCGGTGGTGATGCCGCCCGACGCGCATGACGCGCTGGTGGCCACCGTCAGCCACCTGCCGTATCTGGCCAGTCTGGCGCTCACGCACATGGTGGCCCGCGACGAACGCCTGAGTCTGCTGGCTGCCGGGGGCTTCCGCGACCTGACCCGCGTGGCCAGCGGCGATCCGCGCATGAGCCGCGACATGGTGGTGGAAAACAAGGCAGCGCTACGCGAAGCGCTCCGGCGCTTCCGGTATCAGCTAGACCGACTTGAGGCCGATCTGGAGGAACCGGAGGAACTGCTGGCCGCCGCCCACGAAGGCAAGCGTACCCGCGACAGCCTGCCCGTGGTGCGCCGCAGCCTGCTGCCGCAGAAATACGATCTGGTGGTGGCCGTGCCGGACAAACCCAACCAGATCGGCATCGTGACCCAGACGCTGGGCGCAGCAGGGGTGAACATCAAGGACATCGAGGTGCTGGCGATCCGGGAAGAAGGCGGGGCACTGCGCCTGGGGCTGGAATCCGCCGAGGCGGTAGCAACTGCGACGGGAATTCTGCGCGGAGCGGGCTTTGAGGTGCGTGGGCGAGGCTGA
- a CDS encoding arginine--tRNA ligase, whose product MDLKAQLKTAVEDAAHLLGASGIDAAIQETPAGKAGDYGTPAAFLIAKSVGGNPAQIAAQLAQTVKLPEGIKKVEAAGPFLNFFVDVGAFVRGVVEKPFEMPRLSGKVVIEHTSVNPNKELHVGHLRNVVLGDSMARIFRAAGQTVEVQNYIDDTGRQAAESIFAVGHYGLKWDGVQKYDHWLGEGYVRLNADPAKPELEPGISAIIHRLEAGELRAEVEKVVHAHLDTCFRLGARYDLLAWESDVVGSGFLGHGLNILEGSPFTSHPTEGKFAGAFVMDVSAFMPNLEESNVVLRRSDGTAMYVAKDVGYQFWKFGLFEGMKFKPFATDPEGQTVWTSAPDGQPDTEKRFGHADEVINVIDSRQDHPQKIVKASLGVAEQPEKEERSIHLSYAFVTLEGQTISGRKGVTVSADAAMDEAQKRALTELAKVNPELSQRDDAGEIARRIGLGAIRFAMLKAEPTRKIDFRWEQALALNGDTAPYIQYAAVRAANILRKGQEAGFAIDGTGADWDMVPDIDLTLAKQVAKLPQIVAQSVRAHSPHVVAQYALDLATSFNAWYNAKDKKGKPATNVLQSEEGLREARLALVARLRQAFEETLDLIGIEIPAAM is encoded by the coding sequence ATGGACCTCAAGGCACAACTCAAAACGGCGGTGGAAGACGCGGCGCACCTCCTGGGCGCGTCGGGCATAGACGCCGCCATTCAGGAAACCCCGGCAGGCAAGGCAGGCGACTACGGCACCCCCGCCGCCTTCCTGATCGCCAAATCCGTCGGCGGCAATCCCGCGCAGATCGCCGCGCAACTCGCCCAGACCGTCAAGCTCCCCGAAGGCATCAAGAAGGTGGAGGCGGCGGGACCGTTCCTCAATTTCTTTGTGGATGTGGGCGCGTTCGTGCGCGGTGTGGTGGAAAAGCCCTTCGAGATGCCACGTCTGAGTGGCAAGGTGGTCATCGAACACACCTCCGTCAACCCCAACAAGGAATTGCATGTGGGCCACCTGCGAAACGTTGTGCTGGGCGACAGCATGGCCCGTATCTTCCGCGCCGCCGGGCAGACCGTGGAAGTGCAGAATTACATCGACGATACGGGCAGGCAGGCCGCCGAATCTATCTTCGCGGTGGGTCATTATGGCCTGAAGTGGGACGGCGTGCAGAAGTACGACCACTGGCTGGGCGAGGGTTATGTGCGCCTCAATGCCGATCCTGCCAAGCCCGAACTGGAACCCGGCATCAGCGCCATCATTCACCGTCTGGAAGCCGGGGAACTGCGCGCGGAAGTGGAAAAGGTCGTCCACGCCCACCTGGATACCTGCTTTCGCCTGGGCGCACGCTACGACCTGCTGGCCTGGGAATCGGACGTGGTGGGCAGCGGCTTTCTGGGACACGGCCTGAACATCCTGGAGGGCAGCCCCTTTACCAGTCACCCCACCGAAGGCAAATTCGCCGGAGCGTTCGTGATGGACGTGTCGGCGTTCATGCCCAATCTGGAAGAATCCAACGTCGTGCTGCGCCGCAGTGACGGAACCGCCATGTACGTCGCCAAGGATGTGGGCTACCAGTTCTGGAAGTTCGGGCTGTTCGAGGGCATGAAATTCAAGCCCTTTGCCACCGATCCCGAGGGCCAGACCGTCTGGACGAGTGCGCCTGATGGCCAGCCTGACACCGAGAAGCGTTTCGGCCATGCCGATGAAGTTATCAACGTGATCGACTCGCGCCAGGACCACCCGCAGAAGATCGTCAAGGCGTCGCTGGGCGTGGCCGAACAACCAGAGAAAGAGGAGCGCAGCATTCACCTGTCCTACGCCTTCGTGACGCTGGAGGGCCAGACCATCAGCGGACGTAAGGGCGTAACCGTCAGCGCAGACGCGGCAATGGACGAGGCGCAGAAGCGGGCGTTGACCGAACTGGCGAAGGTCAACCCCGAACTCTCACAGCGTGACGATGCCGGAGAGATTGCCCGCCGCATCGGTCTGGGCGCGATCCGCTTCGCTATGCTCAAGGCCGAGCCGACGCGCAAGATCGACTTCCGCTGGGAGCAGGCGCTGGCCCTGAACGGCGATACCGCCCCATATATTCAGTACGCTGCCGTCCGCGCCGCCAACATTCTCCGCAAGGGGCAGGAAGCCGGATTTGCGATAGACGGCACCGGGGCCGACTGGGACATGGTTCCGGACATCGATCTGACCCTGGCCAAGCAGGTGGCCAAGTTGCCCCAGATCGTCGCCCAGAGCGTGCGTGCCCACTCGCCGCATGTGGTGGCCCAGTACGCGCTGGACCTCGCCACGTCGTTTAACGCGTGGTACAACGCCAAGGATAAGAAAGGCAAGCCCGCCACCAACGTCCTGCAATCCGAGGAGGGGCTGCGTGAGGCGCGTCTGGCACTCGTCGCCCGTCTGCGTCAGGCGTTCGAGGAAACGCTGGACCTGATCGGCATCGAGATTCCGGCAGCGATGTGA
- a CDS encoding acyltransferase has protein sequence MTQIRFPLPAEPEPQPLPRPPEGLEFDLDFEELVPPSEAESTTTGGTPHKLTAIDLFRGLTILEVVAHHTSGLALRYAVPDTLSFLLLQLINRTLHFAVPAFVFLSAVVLTRSLLKNFRPGRYFFRRVTRGAWPYLLWSGLYIAWYVWTGQRPASTLTDPDKWLFYLQYGKASYHLYFLLVALEVYLVIPLLLPLARRRPPIVLALLIGAALQLGVYVLNREVLRLPFPASTVLWYMLPVTVGAAVGARLDEFPAWWRRNRVFLIAGAALVYALYLPQALAYVRGEPVVPMVYSSLSWAYTTLMALIVLGVAYSLQRFAGAWRVALGIIGMFSLQIYLIHPAILQTLETMHAPGGDPLVFALTIVGYFLVSLLLPAILALLLVETRLSRLLFGR, from the coding sequence ATGACCCAGATTCGTTTCCCCCTCCCTGCCGAGCCGGAGCCGCAGCCTTTACCGCGCCCACCGGAAGGTCTTGAATTCGACCTCGATTTTGAGGAGCTTGTCCCTCCGTCGGAAGCCGAATCCACCACGACGGGCGGAACACCGCACAAGCTGACGGCCATCGACCTGTTCCGGGGACTCACTATTCTGGAAGTGGTGGCCCACCACACTTCCGGTCTGGCGCTGCGCTACGCGGTGCCCGATACGCTGAGCTTCCTGCTGCTGCAACTGATCAACCGCACGCTGCATTTTGCCGTGCCTGCCTTCGTTTTCCTGTCGGCGGTGGTGCTGACCCGCAGTCTGCTGAAAAACTTCAGGCCGGGGCGCTATTTCTTCCGGCGGGTCACACGTGGGGCATGGCCTTACCTGCTGTGGTCTGGGCTGTACATCGCGTGGTACGTGTGGACCGGACAGCGCCCGGCATCGACGTTGACCGATCCCGACAAGTGGCTGTTCTACCTGCAATACGGCAAGGCCAGTTACCACCTGTATTTCCTGCTGGTGGCACTGGAAGTGTATCTGGTGATCCCGCTGCTGCTGCCGCTGGCCCGCCGCAGACCGCCCATTGTGCTGGCCCTGCTGATCGGCGCGGCGCTGCAACTGGGCGTCTATGTCCTCAACCGCGAAGTTCTGCGGCTGCCCTTTCCGGCCAGCACGGTGCTGTGGTACATGCTGCCAGTCACGGTGGGCGCGGCGGTGGGCGCACGCCTGGACGAATTCCCGGCGTGGTGGCGCAGGAACCGGGTGTTTCTGATCGCTGGGGCGGCCCTAGTCTACGCGCTATACCTGCCGCAGGCGCTGGCCTACGTGCGGGGCGAACCAGTGGTGCCAATGGTGTATTCCAGCCTGAGCTGGGCCTACACCACCCTGATGGCCCTGATCGTGCTGGGGGTGGCCTACAGCCTGCAACGCTTCGCCGGGGCGTGGCGGGTGGCCCTGGGCATCATCGGCATGTTCAGCCTCCAGATCTACCTGATCCACCCGGCCATCCTGCAAACGCTGGAAACCATGCACGCGCCAGGCGGCGACCCGCTGGTCTTCGCGCTGACCATCGTGGGCTATTTCCTGGTGTCCCTGCTGCTACCCGCTATCCTGGCGCTGCTGCTGGTAGAGACCCGCCTGAGTAGGCTTCTCTTTGGCCGCTGA
- a CDS encoding ABC transporter ATP-binding protein, which yields MSVPPAIIETHELRKVYKGRAVVDGLNLHVLPGEVFGFLGPNGAGKSTTVKMLLGLVLPTGGEVRVLGGSPADPAVRARLGFLPEQFRFQTWMTAEEFLNFHGRLAGMKADELRVRVPQVLKTVGLGGRGGESLGGYSKGMLQRCGLAGAILARPELVFLDEPTSALDPIGRVEVREIIEGLRANGVAVFLNSHLLSEVEQVCDRVAFVKEGRVLQQGSMQELMGGVIPVGIRVDVIKPGLLEALARLGEVRHTDTQTPGRAEIELWLQHGDAVPAVADAIHASGARLYALTPRRPDLETMFLELIEDRPAPASTPAPEAVRA from the coding sequence ATGAGCGTCCCTCCCGCAATCATCGAAACCCATGAACTCCGCAAGGTTTATAAAGGCCGCGCCGTGGTGGACGGCCTGAATCTGCACGTGCTGCCCGGCGAGGTCTTCGGCTTCCTGGGACCGAACGGCGCGGGCAAAAGCACCACGGTCAAGATGCTGCTGGGGCTGGTGCTGCCTACGGGCGGTGAGGTGCGCGTGCTGGGCGGCTCTCCCGCCGATCCTGCCGTGCGCGCCCGCCTGGGCTTTCTGCCCGAACAGTTCCGCTTTCAGACGTGGATGACCGCCGAGGAATTTCTGAACTTTCACGGACGGTTGGCCGGAATGAAGGCCGATGAACTGCGCGTCCGCGTTCCACAGGTGCTGAAAACCGTGGGCTTGGGCGGGCGCGGCGGCGAGTCGCTGGGAGGTTACAGCAAGGGCATGCTGCAACGCTGTGGGCTGGCGGGGGCGATCCTGGCGCGGCCCGAATTGGTCTTTTTAGACGAGCCGACGAGCGCCCTGGACCCGATTGGCCGGGTGGAAGTGCGCGAGATCATTGAGGGATTGCGGGCCAATGGCGTGGCTGTCTTCCTCAACTCCCACCTGTTGTCGGAGGTGGAACAGGTCTGTGACCGCGTGGCCTTCGTCAAGGAGGGCCGGGTCCTCCAGCAGGGCAGCATGCAGGAACTGATGGGCGGCGTGATTCCGGTGGGTATCCGGGTGGACGTCATCAAGCCTGGGTTGCTGGAGGCGCTGGCCCGATTGGGCGAGGTTCGCCATACCGACACCCAGACCCCCGGACGCGCCGAGATCGAGCTGTGGCTGCAACACGGGGACGCTGTGCCTGCGGTGGCCGACGCCATCCACGCTAGCGGTGCACGCCTGTACGCCCTGACCCCGCGCCGCCCGGACCTGGAAACGATGTTCCTGGAGCTGATCGAAGACCGCCCGGCGCCCGCCTCTACCCCTGCCCCGGAGGCCGTCCGTGCGTAA
- a CDS encoding S9 family peptidase has translation MALSVLSGARASVPSYFPPGTHPAGTATGTGTATGAGFSSAFPPGTLPSNSGVQPVDWLPLGPAGRESLLRIPDSCTYLPCPLVVVSHPRNQSAARLRDSESFRVLIDALLDSHFAVLLSGDGGLTTWGSPSALKEVGQVHAAALKRFSWNGHTYALGLSMGGLMALRSALPGGPYRVSGVALIDAWTDLRVAWSASPARRKEISVAYGTQSEPPPGLDPLMQTFKAPYLPLFVAASVNDGTVPALTNGERLYPHAALGTSEFVSLTGPHLGGNRFTPDMAQKLVGFYKRLEGRVAAKAVK, from the coding sequence GTGGCCCTGTCTGTTCTTTCGGGGGCAAGGGCCAGCGTCCCCTCCTACTTTCCGCCCGGCACCCACCCTGCCGGAACCGCGACGGGCACCGGAACCGCTACCGGAGCCGGTTTCTCGTCCGCGTTCCCGCCGGGCACCCTGCCGTCCAACAGCGGGGTGCAGCCGGTGGACTGGCTGCCGCTGGGTCCTGCGGGGCGTGAATCGCTGCTGCGTATTCCCGACAGTTGCACCTACCTGCCCTGCCCGCTGGTGGTGGTCTCGCACCCGCGCAACCAGAGCGCGGCCCGCCTGCGCGACAGCGAAAGCTTCCGGGTGCTGATCGACGCCCTGCTGGATTCACATTTTGCCGTGCTGCTCAGTGGAGACGGCGGCCTGACCACCTGGGGCAGCCCGAGTGCCCTGAAGGAAGTGGGGCAGGTCCACGCGGCGGCTCTCAAGCGCTTTTCCTGGAATGGCCACACCTACGCCCTGGGCCTGAGCATGGGCGGCCTGATGGCGCTGCGCAGCGCCCTGCCCGGCGGCCCCTACCGGGTGAGCGGCGTGGCTTTGATAGACGCCTGGACAGACCTGCGGGTGGCCTGGAGCGCCTCGCCGGCCCGCCGCAAGGAGATCAGCGTGGCTTACGGCACGCAGAGCGAGCCGCCGCCAGGGCTGGACCCACTGATGCAGACCTTCAAAGCGCCGTACCTGCCGCTTTTCGTGGCTGCCAGCGTCAACGACGGCACCGTTCCGGCCCTGACCAACGGCGAACGCCTGTACCCGCACGCTGCCCTGGGGACCAGCGAGTTCGTGTCCTTGACCGGCCCCCACCTGGGCGGCAACCGCTTCACCCCGGACATGGCACAGAAATTGGTGGGCTTTTACAAGCGGCTCGAAGGACGGGTGGCGGCAAAGGCCGTCAAGTAA
- a CDS encoding TrkA family potassium uptake protein: MKTKQCLVIGLGRFGTAVATTLYEMGHEVVAVDHNEENVERVMNLVTHAAIVDASDERALRSIGVGDFDVVVVAIGTDVQANILATMNAKSLGASYVVTKAVDEMARRVLERIGADLVIRPEHDMGVRLARQIATPNIVDTLDLGGDHAIVEIEANERLKGSLRDLNLTGRFGVQIIAISRAGKIEVTPRAEDELRPHDKLVLIGTSHNIDELRRYLGE, translated from the coding sequence ATGAAGACCAAACAATGCCTCGTGATCGGCCTGGGCCGTTTCGGCACCGCCGTCGCCACCACCCTCTACGAGATGGGCCACGAAGTCGTGGCGGTGGACCACAATGAGGAAAACGTGGAACGGGTCATGAATCTGGTGACGCACGCGGCGATCGTGGACGCCAGCGACGAGCGGGCGCTGCGCTCAATTGGCGTGGGCGACTTCGACGTGGTGGTGGTGGCCATCGGCACCGACGTGCAGGCCAACATCCTGGCCACCATGAACGCCAAGAGCCTGGGCGCGTCTTACGTGGTCACTAAAGCGGTAGATGAGATGGCGCGGCGCGTGCTGGAGCGCATAGGCGCCGATCTGGTGATCCGGCCCGAACACGATATGGGTGTGCGGCTGGCCCGCCAGATCGCCACGCCCAACATCGTGGACACGCTGGACCTGGGCGGCGACCACGCCATCGTGGAAATCGAGGCCAACGAGCGCCTGAAGGGCAGCCTGCGCGACCTGAACCTGACCGGGCGTTTTGGCGTGCAGATCATCGCCATCAGCCGCGCGGGCAAGATCGAGGTCACCCCCCGCGCCGAGGACGAGCTGCGCCCCCACGACAAACTGGTGTTGATCGGCACGAGCCACAACATTGACGAATTGAGGCGGTATCTGGGGGAATAG
- a CDS encoding glycosyltransferase family 2 protein: MPDAQTPKAPSVATVIPAYNESETVAEVVRVALELTPDVVVASDGSDDDTAAVARAAGARVVELSENVGKGAALRAALDATDAEFIIMLDADLTGLTLDHLERMLRPVLDGRLDMSIGVFEGGGFVTDWGNKLTPNLSGQRVCRRALLLAVPHLGEERWPEPAITAYLKDTGARWDYIELPNVGQVLKEKKRGFWNGAWARTRMYADLVTFRARRKRP; this comes from the coding sequence ATGCCGGACGCGCAGACCCCCAAAGCCCCGTCCGTGGCGACTGTCATTCCTGCCTACAACGAGAGCGAAACGGTGGCGGAGGTGGTACGCGTGGCGCTGGAATTGACGCCAGACGTGGTGGTGGCCTCCGACGGCAGTGACGACGACACGGCGGCGGTGGCCCGCGCGGCAGGGGCCAGAGTGGTTGAGCTGAGTGAGAATGTCGGCAAGGGCGCGGCCCTGCGCGCGGCGCTGGACGCCACGGACGCCGAGTTCATCATCATGCTGGACGCCGATCTGACCGGCCTGACGCTGGATCACCTGGAGCGGATGCTGCGGCCCGTGCTGGACGGCAGACTGGACATGAGCATCGGGGTCTTCGAGGGCGGCGGCTTCGTGACCGACTGGGGCAACAAACTGACACCAAACCTGAGCGGTCAGCGGGTCTGCCGCCGCGCCCTGCTGCTGGCCGTCCCCCATCTGGGCGAGGAACGCTGGCCCGAACCGGCCATCACTGCGTACCTGAAAGACACCGGGGCACGCTGGGATTACATAGAACTGCCGAATGTGGGACAGGTGCTGAAGGAAAAGAAACGCGGTTTCTGGAACGGTGCGTGGGCCAGAACCCGCATGTACGCCGATCTCGTGACCTTCCGGGCAAGGCGCAAGAGGCCGTGA
- a CDS encoding ABC transporter permease, protein MRNALLIAELSLREAVRKRLVSVLLVLSVLFIGFYLYGIYRLEMNLDERAVNAGLDGRSTTGLSNVPVMYSAMFGMYLVYFLGALMSVLSTVGAVSGDVENGVMQSVIARPISRAQLVLGRWIGFTVVNVVYVALLGTSLLIGVYAITGYLPPAPAPALGLILLSVTLLTGLTVLGSTLFTTLANGIGVFVLYGAGFTGGILSAIGTLSDTPILTTLGRVANTVMPTNALWLGASYLLQPASLLEISKAARGANPFFASDPIPVALVLWSAVLAALAVAAAMWRFSRRDL, encoded by the coding sequence GTGCGTAACGCCCTGCTCATTGCCGAACTCTCTCTGCGCGAGGCCGTCCGCAAGCGGCTGGTCAGCGTGCTGCTGGTCCTCAGTGTGCTGTTTATCGGCTTTTACCTGTACGGCATTTACCGCCTGGAAATGAATCTGGACGAGCGGGCCGTGAACGCCGGGCTGGACGGGCGCAGCACCACGGGGCTATCTAACGTGCCCGTGATGTACTCGGCCATGTTCGGCATGTATCTGGTGTATTTCCTGGGCGCGCTGATGTCGGTGCTGTCCACCGTGGGCGCAGTCAGCGGCGACGTCGAGAACGGCGTGATGCAGAGCGTGATCGCCCGCCCGATCAGCCGCGCGCAACTGGTGCTGGGGCGCTGGATCGGCTTCACGGTGGTCAATGTGGTGTACGTGGCCCTGCTGGGAACGTCACTGCTCATCGGTGTGTACGCCATTACCGGCTACCTGCCCCCGGCCCCAGCCCCGGCCCTGGGCTTGATTCTGCTCTCGGTCACGCTGCTCACCGGATTGACGGTACTGGGCAGCACGCTGTTTACCACCCTCGCCAACGGCATCGGCGTGTTCGTGCTGTATGGCGCGGGCTTCACCGGGGGCATCCTCAGTGCCATTGGTACTCTCTCGGACACGCCGATCCTGACCACGCTGGGGCGCGTCGCCAACACGGTCATGCCCACCAACGCGCTGTGGCTGGGGGCCAGTTACCTGTTACAGCCTGCAAGCCTACTGGAGATCAGCAAGGCGGCGCGCGGGGCCAACCCCTTCTTCGCCTCGGACCCGATTCCGGTAGCGCTGGTCCTGTGGTCCGCCGTGCTGGCCGCGCTGGCCGTGGCGGCGGCCATGTGGCGTTTCAGTCGGCGCGATCTGTAG